One genomic segment of Rhizobium viscosum includes these proteins:
- a CDS encoding tetratricopeptide repeat protein, which translates to MAFNDDSFIREVNEELRSDQMKGAWRRFGRYIIAVAVLIVLGTIGKVAYEYWDSNQSSGAGDQFLAAMKLADENKTDEALAALDKLEKEGHGAYPVLARMRAATVQSQKGDNAAAIASFQTIAKDKSVPAAVQDAAKMRAGWLLIENGTYEQVSAAVEEMAVPGNAFRHSAREALGLAAYKAGNMAQARQWFQSIVDDVDSPRGVANRAHMMLDLITASGKAPAAQG; encoded by the coding sequence ATGGCATTCAACGACGACAGCTTCATTCGTGAAGTCAATGAGGAACTGCGTTCCGACCAGATGAAGGGCGCATGGCGCCGGTTCGGCCGCTATATCATTGCCGTTGCCGTTCTTATCGTCCTCGGAACCATCGGCAAAGTCGCCTACGAATACTGGGACAGCAACCAGTCCTCCGGCGCCGGTGACCAGTTTCTGGCGGCGATGAAGCTTGCTGACGAGAACAAGACGGATGAGGCGCTCGCCGCTCTCGACAAGCTGGAGAAGGAAGGCCACGGCGCTTACCCGGTTCTGGCGCGCATGCGTGCTGCGACCGTTCAATCGCAGAAGGGCGATAATGCCGCCGCGATCGCGTCTTTCCAGACCATCGCCAAGGACAAGTCCGTTCCGGCTGCCGTGCAGGATGCCGCCAAGATGCGCGCCGGCTGGCTGCTGATCGAGAACGGCACCTATGAGCAGGTCTCTGCCGCCGTCGAGGAAATGGCCGTGCCGGGGAATGCCTTCCGCCATTCGGCACGCGAGGCGCTTGGTCTTGCCGCCTACAAGGCCGGCAACATGGCGCAGGCGCGTCAGTGGTTCCAGTCGATCGTCGACGATGTGGACAGTCCGCGCGGTGTTGCCAATCGTGCCCATATGATGCTTGATCTCATCACCGCATCCGGCAAGGCGCCCGCCGCGCAGGGCTGA
- the der gene encoding ribosome biogenesis GTPase Der: protein MSFTVAIVGRPNVGKSTLFNRLVGKKLALVDDTPGVTRDRRPGEARLVDLRFTIVDTAGLEDVTDESLQGRMRQQTEAAIDEADLSLFIVDAKTGLTPVDTALGEMLRRRGKPVVLVANKSEARGSDSGFYDAYSLGLGEPVPISAEHGQGMLDLRDAIVAALGEDVAYPSKEDVAVTDVDLPQSSGEEDEEDEEPAYDDSKPLRVAIVGRPNAGKSTLINRFLGEDRLLTGPEAGITRDSISVEWDWRGRTIKMFDTAGMRRKAKVIEKLEKLSVADALRAIRFAETVVIVFDATIPFEKQDLHIVDLVLREGRAAVLAFNKWDMIEDRQAVLADLREKTDRLLPQARGIRAVPISGQTGWGLDKLMQSIIDTDRVWNKRISTAKLNRWLEQQQVQHPPPAVSGRRIKLKYMTQVKARPPAFMVSCTRSDALPESYTRYLINGLRADFDMPSVPIRIHYRSPDNPFEGKKRRT, encoded by the coding sequence ATGAGTTTTACGGTCGCCATCGTCGGACGCCCGAATGTTGGCAAGTCGACGCTTTTCAATCGTCTGGTCGGGAAGAAGCTAGCGCTTGTCGATGACACGCCGGGTGTGACGCGTGACCGCCGGCCGGGTGAGGCGCGGCTTGTCGATCTGCGTTTTACGATTGTCGATACGGCAGGCCTCGAAGATGTAACGGATGAGAGCCTGCAGGGTCGCATGCGTCAGCAAACGGAAGCGGCAATCGACGAGGCCGATCTGTCTCTGTTCATCGTGGATGCCAAAACGGGGCTGACGCCTGTCGACACGGCCCTTGGCGAGATGTTGCGCCGGCGCGGCAAGCCCGTCGTGCTCGTCGCCAACAAGTCCGAAGCGCGCGGTTCCGACAGCGGTTTCTACGATGCCTATTCGCTTGGGCTCGGCGAACCGGTGCCGATTTCAGCCGAACATGGGCAGGGCATGCTCGATCTGCGCGACGCCATCGTTGCGGCACTCGGCGAGGATGTCGCTTATCCGTCGAAAGAAGACGTCGCTGTCACCGATGTCGATCTGCCGCAATCATCGGGTGAAGAGGACGAGGAAGACGAAGAGCCCGCTTACGACGACAGCAAGCCGCTGCGCGTGGCAATTGTCGGTCGCCCGAATGCCGGCAAGTCGACACTCATCAACCGCTTTCTTGGCGAGGACCGGCTGCTGACGGGGCCGGAAGCCGGCATCACGCGCGATTCCATCTCCGTGGAATGGGACTGGCGCGGACGGACCATCAAGATGTTCGATACGGCCGGCATGCGCCGCAAGGCCAAGGTGATCGAGAAGCTGGAAAAGCTTTCGGTCGCCGATGCGCTACGTGCCATCCGCTTCGCCGAGACAGTTGTTATCGTCTTCGACGCGACGATTCCCTTCGAGAAGCAGGATCTGCATATCGTCGACCTGGTGCTGCGCGAAGGCCGCGCGGCCGTTCTCGCCTTCAACAAATGGGACATGATCGAGGATCGTCAGGCGGTGCTTGCCGACCTGCGCGAAAAGACCGACCGGCTGCTGCCGCAGGCACGCGGCATCCGCGCCGTGCCGATTTCCGGCCAGACCGGCTGGGGCCTCGACAAGCTCATGCAGTCGATCATCGATACGGACCGTGTCTGGAACAAGCGCATCTCCACTGCCAAGCTCAATCGCTGGCTGGAGCAGCAGCAGGTTCAGCATCCGCCACCGGCTGTGTCCGGCCGCCGTATCAAGCTCAAATATATGACGCAGGTAAAGGCGCGCCCGCCGGCCTTCATGGTGTCCTGCACCCGGTCGGATGCCCTGCCGGAATCCTATACGCGTTATCTGATCAACGGATTGCGGGCGGATTTCGATATGCCGAGCGTGCCGATCCGGATCCACTACCGGTCGCCGGACAATCCGTTTGAGGGCAAGAAGAGGCGGACCTAA
- a CDS encoding NnrU family protein — MALLVLSLILFLGLHLIRVVVPGFRQAMIDRVGKPAWIAFHSIASILTLIFVIYAFGAASSEPIGMLYNPPMGMAHLTVTLMLIAVICLVAGFLPAGYIKTKTKHPIVLSVKIWALAHLLSNGEAYSVLLFAAFLAWGVVMRISLKRRQRRGEITLPVFVSAKYDIYAVIIGVIVWALVIWRVHEWLIGVAPLPMLAS, encoded by the coding sequence ATGGCTCTGCTCGTCCTCAGCCTCATTCTCTTCCTCGGCCTGCACCTGATCCGCGTCGTCGTGCCGGGCTTCCGGCAGGCGATGATCGACAGGGTCGGCAAGCCGGCCTGGATCGCCTTCCACTCGATTGCCAGCATCCTGACGCTGATCTTCGTCATCTACGCCTTTGGCGCCGCCAGCAGCGAGCCGATCGGCATGCTCTACAATCCGCCGATGGGCATGGCGCATCTCACCGTCACCCTCATGCTGATCGCGGTGATCTGTCTCGTCGCTGGCTTCCTGCCCGCCGGTTATATCAAGACGAAGACGAAACACCCGATCGTTCTGTCGGTGAAGATCTGGGCGCTTGCCCATCTTCTGTCGAATGGCGAGGCCTATTCGGTGCTGCTCTTTGCTGCATTCCTCGCTTGGGGCGTAGTGATGCGCATCTCGCTGAAGCGGCGCCAGCGGCGTGGCGAGATCACGCTGCCGGTCTTCGTTTCGGCCAAATATGACATCTATGCTGTCATCATCGGCGTGATTGTCTGGGCGCTGGTGATCTGGCGCGTTCACGAATGGCTGATCGGTGTAGCACCCCTGCCGATGCTTGCTTCGTGA